A window from Falco naumanni isolate bFalNau1 chromosome 3, bFalNau1.pat, whole genome shotgun sequence encodes these proteins:
- the UTP23 gene encoding rRNA-processing protein UTP23 homolog produces MKLTRQKHAKKIMGFYKHNFHFREPFQVLLDGTFCQAALRNKIQIREQLPGYLDGATQLCTTRCVLKELESLGKALYGAKLIAQRFQVRKCSHQKDPVSGSACLLSMIEEGNPHHFFIATQDQDLANKVKKKAGVPLLFIIQNTMVLDKPSPKSLVFVQKLQTNQLVPEHQKQTIVQLKEKEGLAKQEGEKRRKRKRAGGPNPLSCLKKKKKTQEGQEPSAEKKKRRKRKRNRVKTEGVQSVQKNEKE; encoded by the exons aTGAAGCTGACGCGGCAGAAGCACGCCAAGAAGATAATGGGCTTCTACAAGCACAACTTCCACTTTCGCGAGCCCTTCCAGGTGCTGCTGGACGGCACCTTTTGCCAGGCCGCGCTCCGCAACAAGATCCAGATCCGGGAGCAGCTGCCCGGCTACCTGGACGGCGCCACGCAGCTGTGCACCACCCG aTGTGTTCTAAAAGAGCTGGAATCATTGGGGAAAGCGCTGTATGGAGCAAAATTAATCGCCCAAAGATTTCAAGTTCGAAAGTGTTCTCACCAGAAGGATCCTGTGAGTGGTTCGGCCTGTTTACTCTCTATGATTGAAGAAGGCAACCCTCATCACTTCTTTATCGCTACACAG GACCAGGATTTAGcaaacaaagtgaaaaagaaggCTGGTGTTCCTCTCCTCTTTATTATTCAGAACACTATGGTGCTAGACAAACCTTCTCCTAAATCTCTGGTATTTGTTCAAAAGTTGCAGACAAATCAGCTTGTTCCAGAGCACCAAAAACAAACTATTGTgcagcttaaagaaaaagaaggactAGCAAAGCAAGAAggtgaaaagagaagaaaacgTAAAAGGGCAGGTGGCCCCAATCCTCTCAGctgtttgaagaagaaaaagaaaacacaggaggGTCAGGAGCCTtctgctgaaaagaagaaaagaagaaaaagaaagcgAAATAGGGTTAAAACAGAGGGTGTGCAGTCAgtgcagaagaatgaaaaagaataa